The Hippoglossus stenolepis isolate QCI-W04-F060 chromosome 1, HSTE1.2, whole genome shotgun sequence DNA segment AATTTTCTGTtgaaacagagaagaaacagaattTAAAACATGTGCTTGAGATGGAAACGGGTTAGAGAAGAATATCGCAGATATTTCTGATTCTCCACACTGTTGAATGCATAAACACTTCTGCACGCAACAAGTCAAATATAGATAAGGATCTCTTTAAACTCAGATCTGTTATCCACTTTATCAACACTGAGGGCTGTGACACTTCACTAGATGAAATCTCAAAGTGTCTCTCCACATACCTCATGATGTTGTCGTCGATCTGCATGAGGGAAGTCGCTGTGTACAGACGACTAAGATCTGCATCTATCACTTTAACTGAGCTTCCTCCAAACAGGCTGTGTCTgtaatatgtaaaaatacataaataaacacacacaaacattattcAAGAACAATAagtaacaataaataataaataacttaaCTATTAGTGAAATGCCTTAAGGGGATGTATGAATTACTGGGGGGAGTTGGGTTGACCCACCATAGTGtcgttattattttattttgtgcctCCCTTTACTAAGAAAAAATAATTGTACCGCCTCCAACTAACATCTCAAAACATCATAACAGTATTAGTAAGGGGACCTATTAtgctttttcttattttcagaGGTAAATACAATATAACAATGTTGAATTGTCATATTAATCCTGgtcagagttaaaaaaaaaaaaattggtgaAATGCATATTAGAGTAAATATcttttgtgaaatatatttccatattttgAAAAGGCCACGCCCACTTAGCAGAGGGACACGCCTACCTGCTCAGGGGTACACAAAGTAGGCCATTAGGGAGGGGGCCTTAAAGACGCAGGACCTAATGCAGCTGTTTCAGGCAGGACAGTGAACTGCAGGATCCATAGAGGACCAGTATAAGATATAGAGGGATTTTTGTACTGTAAATAGTGTTAAGATATAGAAATGAGCATAATAGGTCCCCTACAGAGGCAAGCAAAAATAATTGACAATGGTGCAACCTGTGTAAACTTTAGTTTTCATACAGCCCCTAAAGTTTAAGTGCAAATCACAGACAAGATAAACCTAAACTCTAATATCTTTGCAAACAATCTCAAAGTGGATACACTGAAAACTTCTCTGCTGTATAAACAGTTTTCATGTGGAAGTTTAGTGAAAGTTTAGAGAATCGACAAACCACGTTGTCTGTGATACTGATGTGAAGCTGCAGTCTTTGGCAAACACGAGAAAACAGCCATTCAACATGTTGAACTTTACAACATTAAGAACTAAAGACAAACAATTTGTTCTTCAAGTGCGACAGTGATACCTGTGTGAGAGAATGATTTTCTTCATGTTGTCGGCCATGAGGAAGTTATAGAAGCGTCTGAACTGATCCCACTGTAGGAATGTTTCCTGGGCCCTGAGAGATacaggcaaacacacaggaagttagCTTTGTGCAGCCTGTCTGCATTCCAAACAACACACTCAATGTCCTGTGTAATCCGCTGGACAAAGGGTCACACTGGTGGAGAGTAGCAATGGTCTGAGGCATTAATATGCAGCTCACTGACGGAGACAGGCTGAAGCAACACGACAGCTAAAGGTATTCAACAAATAATGACCATTAGAAAGCATAAATTATTTACTTCTGTTATTTCAATACCATTTGATTTATTAATCCACAATTGTGGAAATAAACCATGACTATAACTGAAGGAACGCTGACAGAAGCATCGGCGTAGGTTTGGATAATGATTTGAAAGGGGAATTCattaaaaaggggaaaagaaatcCTAAGTGACAAAGGGCCGGTCTCTACAACACACCCTTCTCCCAGTGCCAACACGCAAGCCTACACAGACCCAGCCTATCATATCTGCCAGGAGACGCTGGCTGCATGTAAAACACAGGAGGTGTGGCCCAGTCCAAATGAACACAGGGTGGAGAATCCACTACGACACAGACATGTACTAGTGgttgaaaaacaacattgtaATACACTGGTTTGATTAATTGTGACTATGTAAACTAcgtgtttattcatgtttaacAAGCTGGTTCACATTATGCAGGTTAACCCTTTCTGCGTTATACCCGTCTACTCATATAACATTTTGGTGAAAACACATAGAATACAAATAAGTGGATGACTGGATTAGGCCACACCCTGAGGCTGATGGCTTTGTTTTGCGTTCttcaaaatgacaaattataGGTGATAtttatcaagataaaaacagaatatagtaaataataataaaactttcaaagtgctttaaaaaagacatgggaataaaacacagaacgaagacaaaatttaaataatataaataacataaaagaaaatattgataaattaataaatatgaatgataAGAACAATTTATGTCTAAATACGCGATTACATCACGAAGGAACTTATAATTTTGTGACATAATGccatatttaatttatatgtgtgtgtgttaaataaaGGGGCTTTGATGATACAATGCAAATTTAATAAAGAGGGGAGAAGACAACATCCTACCTGAGAGCACTGTACCCCTGAGACACGCTGACGCAGCACAGCACGCGCTCCTGGTTCATCCTGTTCTCGCCCAGGAACTTACACACAATGTTCCCACCCAGACTGAAGCCAACCATTATCAGCTGCGTCTGAGGATACGTCCGCTTAATGTAACCGACCATGGCTGCAAACTCCCACGTGCACCCTGTAAGAGAAACAGTGTAGAGTTACCAATCTAAACAGAGCTACACCTCTGTAGGACGGAGcgtttctctctgctcagcaGATCCAGCTGAAGGTGCCTTTAGCACAGagtattacatttatttatctctatTAGACCTTTTAAATAAGCTCAGGTCTGAAATCCCATGTCATCTTTAATTCTAGGAGGTTCGAGGTCACCCGCGAGCTCATGTGACCCTTTTAACTTCAGAGTCAGCTCCTTGTTCTCACCGTAAGTGAACATTCGTGGAGAGGTGAGCTCGATGTTGGGAAGGGCTCCCAGGTGGTTCAGCACAGCACAGCGGTAACCGTCCTTCTGGGCGTGATCCACAAAGGTTCGGATGTAATGCTTCTCACTATGGTTGCCAATACCAGGGCATATCACCATGGTGATGTCATCTGGTGAAACAGGCAGACAGATTGGAGAGATACTCGCCAATGAGAAATGTGATAGCACGGAGAAGGAAAGTATGTAATCCTCCTAAACAGCACATTAAGACGAAGCACCTCAAGATATCTACAGCTGaattattaaaatcaaatgtcATGTGAGCCTTGTGCTTTCTGAGTAGAGTGTGAGATCAAAGCTGAGGAGTCAGGGTTCAGCGGCATCAGAAGAAAGGATTCGATTGTTAACTGTCCTCAAAGAGCCGCATGATAGACACGGTGCGCCTCGTCTAAAAGATCGGTAGTTCAAGAAAGAGTCAAATACATTATCACAGCTGACCTAGAAAACCTATAGATAACAAATCAAACCTGAACACGACTCTTCTTGTAAGATTACCTCATTTTGTTTTCCAAGAATCTCAAATCAGGTCTATTTCTAGCAAAATCTCAAACTTGTCTCCGAGGGATTAACGATGTACAACTCCCTCTGCCCCTGACCCTTTAAAAAAAGACCCATCGGGAACAACACAATCCAAAGTATCGTCCAAATAGCAGCAACCAGCAGTGTTAAAATGATGGTTTAGAGATCCTCACCTCCTGTTCGATGGTCCCCCAGTGGCtcaaagaggtcaaaggtcgccGTGGCCCCATCCTGCATCGGTAAGTACTTCCTGATTCCACTGGGGTTAGGGGAGCTCACCCGACCAAGTTTACCATATAGTGCTGTCTGGAGGTGGCCACTCTTACCCCATAATAAGGGAGGAATGtacctgaaaaacacaaatatagcCTTTGCTTTTAAATTGCATCTACAAACATGAGTTTATTTGTCTAATGCACAAGGTGAGTGCCTGTAAAATAGAATCAACAGTGTTATCCTGAGCATGTACATATGCATCTTTAGTGTATGACACAGACGTGAACTTTCTGACTCATAGTTTGCATAGAGTCACATTTCTTTTGAACCATCACTCCACCCTCTGAACATACATCAATGTTTAACATCAGTCTTGAGCTATGTTTCACTGAGTTCAGCTGTGCACGTGTGTACTCGAGTTCCAGTGAAGCTCCTGTAGGAGGGAGCTGTGGGAGTCGAGTCTTTGGATTACGTAATATTCCTTTgaaatgttttgccttgtgCTGTACATTATCGTGAATCACCACCTTTTCACAGACACCAGAAGCTCGTAAATAACTTTAGAGGAAAACCCTTTCAGATACTATCCCATTATATAAAAGGAATTTACAGAAATGCAACATTAAAATCATGGCTTTAGGGTCAACGGCCAAAACAACTATATGCTTGTTCTCAGTGTAGAAAGACTAGGGTAAGTCACAGGTTCTGTTAAAGACAAACCAGACCCCATCTACAAACAGAGGCTCCAACAAAGACATGTATGACTTATTCACAGTGTTGAGAAATGACATATTCGCACACATCAAGTTCCTTTGTCTCACTATTAAATAAAATCCTATCTGGAGTCTTTCCTGTTAACCTTGCAGTGAAGTGAAGAGTGGGAGGTAATGAGATGAGATGCTGAAGATCTGTATAATGACACTAGTGGCGTGTATAGTACACAgatcaaaacacagagacagcagaGCAAAGGGGACAATTACATCAACAGTTGCACAAGACCTTCAACCTTGCGTTTCCTCATCTGTTACCAGGGCTCCCAATAATCACTCCACCTAGAAAATACACTCTTACATAAGAGAATTGTGAATCACAAAGCAGACTGCTTGTCACCTGCCAGTGATAATGTAATCACCTCCAGCGTGCACTGTAAAGGCAGCTGAAGCTTAACCACACTATTCTAGAAGGTACTCTGCCAGTTTATGACTTGATGATTACAGACGGAGGATAACCCCCTTGTCGTCGTGCGGATAGGAGGATTAAAAACATCTCCAGGTTTGCTGGGTTCAGTGTTAGTAAGTCTGACAACAGCTTTCTTCATCAACAGGGTTCCTACAGGCTCCAACAGGTCACATTTAAGATCCCAtaagagcagaaaacacaaaacttaaGCTAAAGGTGAAGTAGAACAGGTATGAAGGCATGTCAGAGTCACAGAATTACTGACACTTCCCCATAACTGAAGATAAGGGGAAGCAGCCCAGTGAAAAACAATCCTCAAAATGCCAACTTATCTTGCAATTTACAGACAAGATAGTAGGTATCATGGTGTTTCCTAGACCAAGCTGAGACTACTGAGATCATTTCAGTTATCTGttccatgttgttgttttaatataGTTTTATTACAACATGCTAATATCCTTCGTTGAGAAAGATCCACGTCACAGAGATGTTACAAACTGTGTATCCTGTCTTAAGAATCTCTTTCTCttaaaacaatcattttaaagCACAATGGAAGTAGCTTTGTAGGCAAATATTATGAAAACACTTCACTATGTATTGGGAGTGAGGGCAGGTTATGATCTCTCTTTGAACGTAGGTGATTTTGAAGGGGAAGTCTGAGAGAGGTTGAATGTCATCATAACTATTAggcaacagaaaacagatgcaTCCCCTTGATCTGGCAAAGATCTAAAGTCCAGATGGCACATCCAGACAATTTGCTAAAAAATTAAGACTTATAAATGGGTAAAAAAACTGTACCCTGCTGAAGCTCATTGATGGTCTTTCTCTTTTGACTTTTAACTGTTTCATTGTAAGACTCAATTTGATTCTAGGTTTGTGGGGGTGTTTTTTCTGGTATTGTTCTGTTTACTGTTGACTGCTGCCTTGATTTACGCACCATTCAACACCACACTTTTAACATCAAGGACTAaattcagtttaaatgtttttaaaaactgaggAACATGTTAGACAAGTCTTATTTCATTCGgtaaaattacaataaaaaaggcaaaataagtacagcaaatgaaaatctgaattttgaCTTGTCCTTTGTTGTCCTCTTTACCCAAAACACTCATGTCCCTGTTCccaaactaaaatgttgttGCCCATTAACCTCACAACACCCCTCTTATGCTTTCAACAGTGTAATTGATCTCTGTTATGCAACCCTGCCCGGTGTCATCATGCGTTACAAACACAGATGATGTTCCAATGCCAGAAACAACACCACCGATTGGTTCCGGTTATCGCAGTTAAACTATGCACTGTGgcaaacatttctaaaagcAAAAAGTAGGGGTTCAGGAAAGAATGGTAACAAGCCAGACATGAATGTAAACAGCAGTGTGGCCTTAGGAATCCCTGACACCGCAGCTGAATGCCAAAGGGCTCAGTAACAATCGGTTCCATAAACAGACACTCGTGATGAAGACATGCAGAGAGTCGTCCAACAGAGCTGGAGGAGTATTACAAACACGGCAGACGACAGGACATGGACAGTGATACTAATGGAGGAAAGATTCTGAAGTTTACACTGTTTAAAAGGGAGGAAGAGTTTCTCCTTCAAATTACAGGATGTTATATCCCTGTTGCCAACCTGCTTTATGTtacacagcaaaaaaacaaaacaatggttTGCATGAGTTACTATAAACTCAGAGGACAGATTTAAAGAATAATCAGTCTTACCCCGAGGGTAGCATCATCAACTCTCAAAAGAAAGCCTTGTGTTTAATTAATGCTGGAACTGAGGGTAAAGCCGGACACTAAGGAACACTGATGACAGATGGGATGGCCCCAGAtggctgtgcagcagcagcgcaaTATCTACGGCAGCACGTTGagtgacagacaaaaaaaaagctgacaTCGCAACTCACTCTTTGGTCAGCTGAGAACAGGACTTAAGAAGGAAGCGGTTGAGGGGCGTGTCCTGGTAGGTGAGGTCCGGGGGCGCCGTGGGGCTTTTGAGGTTCAAGCAGCGGACGACGACGTAGAGCACCGTGGCCACCGCTGCCAGCTTCATGCCGTCAAACATGGCTGGCAGCTCTGGAGAGATGGTGTGCACGTCCGACTCGTGAGTGCTCATGATtgctctgaaaaacaaaaaacaacgcACATTCATTGCTTCCATTTCTTTACATGATTTTCTTCAGTCTTTGATCAACTCTGATTAAGTCAGGGATGAGTTAAagcacaaaaatgtaaaaagtgaaatatctgACTGACCTTAATATTTCTCTTATTGCCAACAGATCTGtgggaacacagagagagggtcACTCAGTCAGATGAAGAGCAGGAATGATCCGTTATTTTATACACTGACCTTAATTACACTACAGCTAACACAGTACTGATAGGAGACCTGGCTACATAAAAGACATTActtcaaataaattaaacaaagttATCTCAACTGTGacttcacagacagaaaaacaggaagtgtgaaAAAGTACAAAGGCCACAGAATCTCCTGCTGACACAGGAACAGGATGTTGTGCTACAGGATTTCACAAATAATACATGacattgttttgtattgttagaaataacaaaatgcaaagctgaacaaaaaaaagcttCTCCTAACATTGTTGGGGGAAGTTAGCCTCCTATAACGACTCGTTCCGAAAGCCTGAAGTCACAGTGGAGTGGTCAAACCTGCCGAACAAAAATAGAAGACAAACAATTAATTGAGCCACTTTGAATAAAGAAATTCAGTTTACAACGTGGGAATACTTGGCAAAAAAGGCCTTGACACAATGCCAGTGACTCCTCTTCAGTGAGCTGTTACTCCGGCTGCAACTAATTTCCATCTATCAATCTTATCTATCttgtttggaaaatgtcagattGTTTATGAGGACTTTTACGTTTTTTCCCACGGCTCAAGGTCACATGTTCAGATGGATATGAGCAAACTCTCACGTTTGAGAAGCAGGAACCAGGAAACGTTCGGTTTCATCATTGTAAGAATGCCAACCGATTATTTGTTTATGAAAATAGTTTTACTTATATTCTGTCATTTAAGTAACTGCTGCTGTTCTACTTGTTATTCCAGTGTCTTGCCCGAAACGATCCACCCTAAACATGATGTCGCCACTGTGCTTTAATTTGGCACTGAAGTTATgacccctgtccgtttgtttgtttgtccgtttgtttgtttgtccgttTGAAAGCACGATTACACAAatctacaggacagattaccatcaaacttggtggaagggtgtggaggaagaacccattacatttggttgcggatccaggacttttttttactttaacatggtgagaggagggtgtttttcaacattttccttgattcccctgagaataattaatggatcttgatgaagaaaatctaCCGTGTTTAAAAAGGAGTGATGGTGTCATTCCAGCTGGTCAGATAATGGGATTTGATCATTTAGTccttaaattaaaacttttatcaagtataaataaaagaaagcaTTTGCAGCTTCATGTTTCAGGACAATCTAATTTGAacagtttggtttatttttggaCTGGTGGTTAAAGGTCGTAATAGACAAACCATAAATCACCAACACGATCACTTCATCTTAAGGGTTTTAAACTtcttaaaaggttcagtgtgtaagatttagattAAAGGGatgtattggcagaaattgaatattaaaaaaaattatgtttgcaCTATTGTGTGATCatctaaaatgtacaaattgttgttttctttaccctagaatggggccttttatattgaaatactttatatttacatcgggactggatcctctctacggaggctgccatgttttttttgttttttttacagtcgtccaaactaaAACACCTTTTGAGATCTTATAACAACTGAAGTCTTCCACAGgtcctctctcctgtctggaAGAGGACAGGGTTgaggtgaagggggggggggtcttcagctgcaacatgacacttccccactacattctacacactggacctttttaaaaaccagaCAGACCTCAAACCACACGGATCAGGGGCAGATGCACACCAACCCACCTGCCCACGTGTTCCAGGTCacaatgaaaaggaaaacagcagaacacagtggAAGTAAGTGTTGGACACATcagctgtaaaacacaacacGGGGCCAGAAATGTCCTCAGCTGCAGGACATTAGCCTTCATCACAAACAAGCTAACAGCAGGGCTAACACCTGTCTCCCGCACGGCTAACAACCCCCCCTCCATCAGAGGACACCTGAGTGCGTTAAGctaacacaaccacaacaaccattATCCCAACGAGATGTTCATAtccctctgctccttctttGTCCCGACCCTCatcgggaggaggaggagaggcgtGTGCAGCCCCGGGCACACACTGTCCTGTCACCGTTAGCGAGCAATAAAagacgcgtgtgtgtgtgtgtgtgttttttcggACGGAAGATTAAAAATGGAGATGATGCGTGTGTgcgtctttgtttttgtttttcctgacaaggccagaaaaaaataataataatatatatataaataatgtcGGCTTTAGGGACGAGGTCGCTCCACGCACTTGCCACAGTATTTAAAAGCAGCACGGTTTTTACACAGCTTTTCTTTCCACGACCTccattttactttacatttaacGGTGCGATTTCTCCCGTTAATAATCGATCTAATaacgaggcagcagcagcatcaccgacacgttcacacacaaacacccgtGTCTCCACTCACCTCGGCCCCGGGAGGGAAACGAAACAAAGCGGATCCGCTCCTCGCTGCTGGAAAGTGCTCCGTTTTGTTTTATATTCGTAACATGTTGTGTCGGTTGAGTCCGGTAGAGATCGGGACGTCCTCCGGCGCAGAGACGAGGTTAACGACAGCAGCTCCGGGCTTCTCCCGTTCACTTCCTACAAGGATCCCACATCAGCGTTTCCGGGCCTCTCATTGGTCAGTGCGCATGTGACGCAGCACTGTCCATagaaatacacaacatttttttattgtatttatttgtttctctgtttcttgtttattgttttttcacgCCACGTGCGACATTTATTCcccttatttttttaaaataatattatgtACGTCCAGGATTTTTCGCACAAATATCCAGAGCAGTGGATGTTGCATTTTTTATAAATACTCCATACTCTTATACTCTTTTTAGTGTACCAACGCAGGTAAGTATAAAtccctttccctttcttttaattttcactttcgtttttttccctctgtgaatGGAGCAATATTTTCAAGATCCTTCCTGAACATCACAGGAACCAACCTGTTGCATAATATTTGAACTTGGTATTACAGTCAGAAATTTACTACTCAACTTACAGCCTGTTTGAATTTGTGGCCAGCAACACAAGAGAGATACTGATTCATGTATTGTAATGTATACTGACTTTATTCTATAACATATTGACCAACATAAGAGTTGTTTGTGGCCATTAGTTGACAAAATATTCAGTGTGGCCcacaaacacccccccccccccagtgctGCTCCCATTTGGCTCACTTGTTGAAGTTGAATAACCTTGGCGTTGCCTCATATTGTTGTATAAGTAATGTCATGGTAATAATCAAAATAGTCAATATATGATTCTCGTTTCCTCTAAAATGTGCACTTGTCATTTCCTTGGTCCCCTCGgtcttgttttattcttaaGATCAGTTATTTTGGTTTCTCATTAAACTTTAAAGATTAGCCAGGTTGGAACCATCTTCATCTATAGGATATGTTATAGTATTACATAACTTCAGTGCAGAGTATTCCCCCCCTTGGACGACAAAATAAACTGCTGTGCATGTGATAAAGGTGTTTTCATTCCCAGTATATCTGTTACAAGAATCTTCAAAAACATGAACTGAGTTAAAAGACATAATACTGGAACTTTAAATATCCCATATAATAGAATATACCAAACGTTATGTTTGGCTATGTCGTCATTTATTGTTAAGGCCTGCTAGCACGCCCCCTGTTGGCCATATACTGTCTCCCGTGGTCCTGGAGGAGCTTTGTCAGATTTAACTAAATAACCCCTGATGATGCAGTGATGTCGTGGATGGATGGTCTGATAAAAAAAGGCACAACAGATTTACATCATATGAAATGTTGTAGTCAATGTTTTTGACTAACCCCATGTTGAAGTTACAGTCTTATCCAGCTGATGGCGACAGAGTTTTAGTTATGTACATTTCATATAATGGTGAACGTTTCGTTTTGTCCAGGAGCCccgtgaaaaaagaaaataaataatccaaCCTGGATCCAGATCGCACCAATAAAGCCTGGGAATAAAATATATCTGCTATTTTCTCTTCAGtgtaaatttaaatgtcattctAAGCTAAAATGCTTCATATTTATCATCTTCACTTGGTGTTGGGtgggaaaatgtgtctttattcCTTGGGTCTTATTCAGTAGCCTGCACAACAGGATATTTAGGAAGAGAGGATGAAACTTGTTGTTGGGCCCCTGGTGACACTCCAGGCTACATGGCAGTTTAACTTTCTCTCCATGCAGGCACCCAGAAACTGGCCACTGTTATAGAGCTGTAGAAATTTAACAGCCTATTAATCAATTAGCCAATTAACTAGTTACAAGTTTGAATAATAtctcaaaataaatcaaataaaacacgAATTAAAGATTCAAATGCTCGGAAACGTGTCTCTCGTGCTCGGCAGTGGCTCCGCCCCTCACGTGACGTCACCCGTCTTTAACTTGGGTGTTTTGATAAATCGCAGCTCCCTCGTTCCTCCACTTTAACTTCTGAGCACCGGTATTTCTCACAGCACTTTTAAAGGCAGCATTAGAGCAACAACGCTTGACAAACAGAGTCAGAGCAAACAACCAGCGATGAAATGTCCCGGGAATGTGTCCGCGGTGATTctcactgcagcttctctgctCGTCTGCCTGTGTTCAGTCAGAGGTGAGTCTGTTTTTTAGATGTTCGagctctttgtctgtttgtctgctcatgttgttgttgaagcCTCATCTCTGAGTTTTTCTGCCTCCAACGACAGACTAATCTCACTCGTCTGTTTCCACTGAACTCTGCCTCCTATGATCTAATTCCTTCTCTGGTCCTTTTATGATGTTGCTCCAGTGTAAAGTCAATAAACCAGTGGACAGGGCTGCTACTGGCTGCAGATCCACTTCTGTGTttcccattgtgtgtgtgtgtgtgtgtgtcaggggcaGTCATTGGGGAATGTATGGGTTTAAAAGTTTGATtgtcagagggagagatgtgCATGTTGCTCATTCAAACTACTGACTTATGCTAAATGGCCAAAACctatgtaaaaaataaaacaaatgtatctgctcctgagtgaagtctgtggttttaaactcttcttcatgGAC contains these protein-coding regions:
- the LOC118109021 gene encoding monoacylglycerol lipase ABHD2; translation: MSTHESDVHTISPELPAMFDGMKLAAVATVLYVVVRCLNLKSPTAPPDLTYQDTPLNRFLLKSCSQLTKEYIPPLLWGKSGHLQTALYGKLGRVSSPNPSGIRKYLPMQDGATATFDLFEPLGDHRTGDDITMVICPGIGNHSEKHYIRTFVDHAQKDGYRCAVLNHLGALPNIELTSPRMFTYGCTWEFAAMVGYIKRTYPQTQLIMVGFSLGGNIVCKFLGENRMNQERVLCCVSVSQGYSALRAQETFLQWDQFRRFYNFLMADNMKKIILSHRHSLFGGSSVKVIDADLSRLYTATSLMQIDDNIMRKFHGHSSLKEYYEKESCVHYIHNVNVPLLLVNSADDPLVHESLLTIPRTLAAKKSNVIFALTLHGGHLGFFEGAVLFPQPLTWMDKVIVGYANSMCQWEKQKPPCQSGPLTESSCAEEKA